A genomic segment from Myxococcota bacterium encodes:
- a CDS encoding metallophosphoesterase encodes MPDPLPHLLRWAFPLLAAATWLLVPLYAAVQRGRSFAVFSTVTFGISLAGALAVHLRLPGWVGPAALPWVDLASAAAIAATGVHYAHLVRARLRGELFRRLVSVPGQAFVAASFLATFWLLALLAVRGPLWLLGLGGFDTEPLLAALRPLDVAPYAIGLVALATSARPVHEVVRVRLGDDDPERLTRVPVERHRGRAPAPLAERPLRIVQITDPHLGPWQPVSRLAALVDRLVDRDPDLVLLTGDFLTMESNATPGALERALAPLRRVPDRCYAVFGNHDHEAPDEVRAALAANGVELLVDAATVAGTEAGPVQIVGADFVRRDRDAHLRELLRAHPRLDGHLRLLLLHDPSAFHHLPDDDVDLVLSGHTHGGQVGLVSLGLDWTVLSMFGTRMPDHGLFARGRARLYVHRGTGFYGFPLRVGVPGEASVLELIR; translated from the coding sequence CTGCGCTGGGCGTTCCCGCTCCTCGCGGCCGCCACCTGGCTGCTCGTTCCGCTCTACGCGGCCGTGCAGCGCGGGCGCAGCTTCGCGGTCTTCAGCACGGTCACGTTCGGGATCTCGCTCGCGGGCGCGCTCGCCGTCCACCTCCGCCTGCCCGGATGGGTCGGCCCCGCCGCCCTGCCGTGGGTCGACCTCGCCTCCGCCGCCGCGATCGCGGCCACCGGCGTCCACTACGCGCACCTCGTGCGGGCGCGCCTGCGCGGCGAGCTCTTCCGCCGCCTCGTGTCCGTGCCCGGCCAGGCCTTCGTCGCGGCGAGCTTTCTCGCGACGTTCTGGCTGCTCGCGCTGCTCGCCGTCCGCGGGCCGCTCTGGCTGCTCGGCCTCGGCGGCTTCGACACGGAGCCACTGCTCGCGGCCCTGCGCCCCCTCGACGTCGCGCCCTACGCGATCGGCCTCGTCGCGCTCGCGACGAGTGCGCGGCCCGTGCACGAGGTCGTGCGCGTGCGGCTCGGCGACGACGACCCGGAGCGGCTGACGCGCGTGCCCGTCGAGCGCCACCGCGGGCGCGCGCCGGCGCCGCTCGCGGAGCGCCCGCTCCGCATCGTGCAGATCACCGACCCGCATCTCGGCCCCTGGCAGCCCGTCTCGCGCCTCGCGGCGCTCGTCGACCGGCTCGTGGATCGCGACCCCGACCTCGTCCTGCTCACGGGCGACTTCCTCACGATGGAGAGCAACGCGACGCCCGGCGCGCTCGAACGCGCGCTCGCGCCCCTGCGCCGCGTGCCCGACCGTTGTTATGCCGTGTTCGGGAACCACGACCACGAAGCACCCGACGAGGTGCGCGCCGCGCTCGCGGCCAACGGCGTCGAGCTGCTGGTCGACGCGGCGACCGTCGCGGGCACGGAGGCCGGCCCCGTGCAGATCGTCGGCGCCGACTTCGTGCGGCGGGACCGCGACGCCCACCTGCGCGAGCTGCTGCGCGCGCACCCGCGCCTCGACGGGCACCTGCGCCTCCTGCTCCTCCACGATCCGAGCGCCTTCCACCACCTGCCCGACGACGACGTCGACCTCGTCCTGTCGGGGCACACGCACGGCGGACAGGTCGGGCTCGTGAGCCTCGGCCTCGACTGGACGGTGCTCTCGATGTTCGGAACGCGCATGCCCGACCACGGGCTGTTCGCGCGCGGACGCGCGCGGCTCTACGTCCACCGCGGCACGGGCTTCTACGGGTTCCCGCTGCGGGTGGGCGTGCCGGGCGAGGCCTCGGTGCTCGAGCTCATTCGTTAG